The DNA segment ATCGAGGACCCCAGGCACCGACGCTTCCGCTACGGCGTCCAGGTCAACTCCCTCGGCCTGACCGAGGCGCAGCCGGAGAACAACGTCCAGCGGATCGTGCTGGAGATGCTGGCCGTGACCCTCTCCAAGGACGCCCGTGCGCGTGCCGTACAGCTGCCGGCCTGGAACGAGGCGCTGGGCCTGCCCCGCCCCTGGGACCAGCAGTGGTCGCTGCGCATCCAGCAGGTGCTCGCCTACGAGAGCGACCTGCTGGAGTACGGGGACCTCTTCGAGGGCTCCAAGGTGGTCGAGGCGAAGGTGGAGGAGCTGGTCGAGGCGTCGCTGGCCGAGATGGGGCGGATCGAGGAGATGGGCGGCGCGATGGCCGCCGTCGAATCCGGCTATCTGAAGTCCCAGCTGGTCTCCTCGCACGCCGCACGCCGGGCCCGGATCGAATCGGGCGAGGAGAAGATCATCGGTGTCAACTCCTTCGAGGGCACCGAGCCCAACCCGCTGACCGCCGACCTCGACACCGCGATCCACACGGTCGACCCGGCGGTCGAGGCCCGGGTCGTGGCGGCACTGCGGAACTGGCGCGACACGCGCTACCAGCCGCCGTTCAACCACCCGCGCCCCTGCAAGGCGCTGGAGGCGCTGAAGGAGGCCGCGAAGGGCGACGGCAACCTGATGGAGGCGACCCTGGAGTGCGCCCGCGCGGGGGCCACCACCGGCGAGTGGGCCGGCGCCCTGCGCGAGGTGTTCGGCGAGTACCGCGCCCCGACCGGGGTGTCCTCCGCGCCGGTCGCCGTCCCCGTCGCGGAGGGCTCGGCGCTCGCCGACGTCCGCCGCACGGTGGAGGTGACAGCGCGTGACCTCGGCGTCGGCAAGCTCCGCTTCCTGGTCGGCAAGCCGGGCCTGGACGGCCACTCCAACGGCGCCGAGCAGATCGCGGTGCGGGCCCGCGACGCCGGGTTCGAGGTGGTCTACCAGGGCATCCGGCTCACGCCGGAGCAGATCGTGGACGCCGCCCTCGCGGAGGACGTGCACGCGGTGGGCCTGTCCATCCTCTCCGGTTCCCACGCCCAGCTGGTGCCGGACGTGCTGGGGCGGCTGCGCGAGGCCGGTGCGGCCGACATTCCGGTGATCGCGGGCGGGATCATCCCGAACGCCGACGCCGAGCAGCTCAGGGCCGCCGGAGTGGCCGCCGTCTTCACCCCGAAGGACTTCGACATCACCGGGATCATCGGCCGTATCGTCGACGAGATCCGCACCGCGAACAAGCTCGACCCCCTGGAGGTCCCCGCATGACGACTCCCTCGCCCCAGGTCAACCGGCTTCGCCCCCGGCGCTCCTGTCTGGCGGTGCCGGGCTCGAACCCGCGTTTCCTGGAGAAGGCCCAGGGACTCCCGGCGGACCAGGTCTTCCTCGACCTGGAGGACGCCTGTGCCCCGCTCGCCAAACCCGAGGCGCGGCACACCGTCGTCACGTTCCTCAACGAGGGCGACTGGACCGGCAAGACGCGCGTGGTCCGGGTCAACGACTGGACGACCGAGTGGACGTACCGCGACGTCGTGACCGTCGTCGAGGGCGCCGGCCCGAACCTCGACTGCATCATGCTGCCGAAGGTCCAGGACACCCGGCAGGTCGTCGCCCTGGACCTCCTCCTGACCCAG comes from the Streptomyces sp. KMM 9044 genome and includes:
- a CDS encoding protein meaA, producing the protein MSERQGAPRARRERDRPWLMRTYAGHSTAEASNELYRRNLAKGQTGLSVAFDLPTQTGYDPDHVLARGEVGRVGVPVSHIGDMRRLFQEIPLEQTNTSMTINATAMWLLALYQVVAEEQGADITRLQGTTQNDIVKEYLSRGTHVFPPGPSLRLTTDMIAYTVSHMPKWNPINICSYHLQEAGATPVQEIAYAMSTAVSVLDAVRDSGQVPPERMGDVVGRISFFVNAGVRFVEEMCKMRAFGRIWDRVTRERYGIEDPRHRRFRYGVQVNSLGLTEAQPENNVQRIVLEMLAVTLSKDARARAVQLPAWNEALGLPRPWDQQWSLRIQQVLAYESDLLEYGDLFEGSKVVEAKVEELVEASLAEMGRIEEMGGAMAAVESGYLKSQLVSSHAARRARIESGEEKIIGVNSFEGTEPNPLTADLDTAIHTVDPAVEARVVAALRNWRDTRYQPPFNHPRPCKALEALKEAAKGDGNLMEATLECARAGATTGEWAGALREVFGEYRAPTGVSSAPVAVPVAEGSALADVRRTVEVTARDLGVGKLRFLVGKPGLDGHSNGAEQIAVRARDAGFEVVYQGIRLTPEQIVDAALAEDVHAVGLSILSGSHAQLVPDVLGRLREAGAADIPVIAGGIIPNADAEQLRAAGVAAVFTPKDFDITGIIGRIVDEIRTANKLDPLEVPA